One Streptomyces sp. R28 DNA window includes the following coding sequences:
- the ribA gene encoding GTP cyclohydrolase II: MPDFTAAATQRARVRVPLRFHDGYSVDAELVTFHGLTDGQEHVAVVLGDPAPGATPLVRLHSECLTGDVFGSARCDCGPQLREAVERIAERGGVLLYLRQEGRGIGLYNKLDAYALQDQGLDTYAANAALGLPEDARDYTAAAQMLTALGIGALDLLSNNPDKADQLRALGIEVQGRVPTGVFATADNVRYLRAKVLQTQHTLPLGDLAGLNVS; the protein is encoded by the coding sequence ATGCCCGACTTCACCGCCGCCGCCACCCAGCGCGCCCGCGTCCGGGTCCCGCTGCGTTTCCACGACGGTTACTCCGTAGACGCCGAGCTGGTCACCTTCCACGGCCTGACCGACGGCCAGGAGCACGTGGCCGTCGTCCTCGGCGACCCGGCCCCCGGCGCCACCCCGCTGGTCCGGCTGCACTCCGAGTGCCTGACCGGCGACGTCTTCGGCTCGGCCCGCTGCGACTGCGGCCCCCAGCTGCGCGAGGCCGTCGAGCGCATCGCCGAGCGCGGCGGCGTGCTGCTGTACCTGCGCCAGGAGGGCCGCGGCATCGGGCTCTACAACAAGCTGGACGCGTACGCCCTCCAGGACCAGGGCCTGGACACCTACGCCGCGAACGCGGCCCTCGGCCTGCCGGAGGACGCCCGCGACTACACGGCGGCCGCCCAGATGCTCACCGCCCTCGGTATCGGCGCACTGGACCTGCTCTCCAACAACCCCGACAAGGCCGACCAGTTGCGCGCCCTGGGCATCGAGGTCCAGGGCCGCGTCCCCACCGGCGTCTTCGCCACCGCGGACAACGTCCGCTACCTGCGCGCGAAGGTCCTGCAGACCCAGCACACGCTGCCGCTGGGGGACCTCGCGGGGCTCAACGTGAGCTGA
- a CDS encoding S8 family serine peptidase: MPTTPHPAPIPGATRVARIAVAAGLVAALSAAGPIPLALAADGSPATAADPGVKSAHDKLGSDDADLLAEAKAQRDKTVTMMIATAPGQTEKVAEQLDAIKGGSVGRTYDKLGYVRATVPTAKADSAIAAAARLSSVQAIDLRNEIPLEEPTRDTGKSSASAATYPGPDKNTPAKNPYNPSFETGAVDFVKKNPKADGRGVTIGVLDTGVDLASPALQKTTTGERKIVDWVTATDPIVDGDGTWRPMTTSVTGPTFTYGDKTWKAPAGSYGISVFSEAVTNQGEAKDGDADGDVNRDGDKTDDWGVLYDPAAGTVTVDVDDNGDFTDDTPMKPYKDGHQVGRFGTDNPATDIPESQDFVVEIRKDVPMDPLGGDWVGKKSDFVNIGLTAGAHGSHVAGITAANGMFGSKNMNGEAPGAKIVSERACIFGPGCSNVALTEGMIDLVVNRGVDVVNMSIGGLPPLNDGNNARAELYTRLIDTYGVQLVISAGNSGPGANTIGDPGLADKVISVGAGVSKETFAANYGSGIENDYQLFNFSSRGPREDGGFTPTVVAPGSAVSTIPAWMPGAPIAEAGWKLPAGYAMYNGTSMASPQAAGASALLLSAAKQKGIKLTPEKLRTALTSTAQHIEGLQAYEEGAGLIDVVDAWKAVKAGATAHDYAVKAPVDTALDQALKTPGFGTGVYDREGGLKAGQKKTYDVTITRTSGPAGSLPHTLRLANNKARTFSIVGPKVVDLPLNKAVTVKVQAAPKRAGIKSVILEADDPRTVGVDKQILNTVVVSTPVKHTFTASGSVQRNNFKSYFVTVPEGTKSLQVTLGGLKEGSLARFAAISPYGTQIADDDTNTTDIARYEDPLPGVWEIEVEGRRTSALLDNPYKLDATVYGASFDPQSVTVPEAKVGSPVAASWTVTNKMEAVEGNLKGGALGSSKTARPTIAGGATQTSTVEVPEGTTSLDVAIGKVSDLGSDLDLNVYDAEGKLVGQSADGDSEEAVSIANPAAGKYTVEVVGFEVPSGSTAYDYRDAFFSSALGSVKVDESAPVKLGTGDSAKVAAEVTAARAVPEGRQLFGEVRLVNTRGTTAGVGGVTIEKVTP; the protein is encoded by the coding sequence ATGCCCACCACCCCCCACCCGGCCCCGATACCGGGCGCGACACGCGTCGCCCGTATCGCCGTGGCCGCGGGCCTCGTCGCCGCGCTCTCCGCGGCCGGGCCCATACCCCTCGCCCTCGCCGCGGACGGCTCCCCCGCCACCGCGGCCGACCCCGGCGTCAAGTCCGCGCACGACAAGCTCGGTTCGGACGACGCCGACCTCCTCGCGGAGGCCAAGGCACAGCGCGACAAGACCGTCACCATGATGATCGCCACGGCGCCCGGGCAGACCGAGAAGGTCGCCGAGCAGCTGGACGCGATCAAGGGCGGCTCCGTGGGCCGTACGTACGACAAGCTCGGTTACGTACGGGCCACGGTGCCGACCGCCAAGGCGGACTCGGCCATCGCTGCCGCCGCCAGGCTCTCCTCCGTGCAGGCCATCGACCTGCGCAACGAGATACCCCTCGAGGAGCCGACCCGCGACACCGGCAAGTCGAGCGCCTCCGCGGCCACTTACCCCGGCCCGGACAAGAACACCCCCGCGAAGAACCCGTACAACCCGTCCTTCGAGACGGGCGCCGTGGACTTCGTGAAGAAGAACCCGAAGGCGGACGGCCGTGGCGTGACCATCGGCGTCCTCGACACCGGTGTCGACCTCGCGAGCCCCGCGCTGCAGAAGACGACGACCGGTGAGCGCAAGATCGTCGACTGGGTGACCGCCACCGACCCGATCGTCGACGGCGACGGCACCTGGCGCCCGATGACCACCTCCGTCACCGGGCCCACCTTCACCTACGGCGACAAGACCTGGAAGGCCCCCGCGGGCTCGTACGGGATCAGCGTCTTCAGCGAGGCCGTCACCAACCAGGGCGAGGCCAAGGACGGCGACGCCGACGGTGACGTCAACCGCGACGGCGACAAGACCGACGACTGGGGCGTGCTCTACGACCCCGCCGCCGGCACGGTCACCGTCGACGTCGACGACAACGGCGACTTCACCGACGACACCCCGATGAAGCCGTACAAGGACGGCCACCAGGTCGGCCGCTTCGGCACCGACAACCCGGCCACGGACATCCCGGAGAGCCAGGACTTCGTCGTGGAGATCCGCAAGGACGTCCCGATGGATCCGCTGGGCGGCGACTGGGTCGGCAAGAAGTCCGACTTCGTCAACATCGGCCTCACCGCCGGTGCGCACGGCAGCCACGTGGCCGGCATCACCGCCGCCAACGGCATGTTCGGCAGCAAGAACATGAACGGCGAGGCCCCCGGCGCGAAGATCGTCTCCGAGCGTGCCTGCATCTTCGGCCCCGGCTGCTCCAACGTCGCGCTCACCGAGGGCATGATCGACCTCGTCGTCAACCGTGGCGTCGACGTCGTCAACATGTCCATCGGCGGCCTGCCGCCCCTGAACGACGGCAACAACGCCCGCGCCGAGCTGTACACGCGCCTGATCGACACGTACGGCGTCCAGCTGGTCATCTCGGCCGGCAACTCCGGCCCTGGCGCCAACACCATCGGCGACCCGGGCCTGGCCGACAAGGTCATCTCGGTCGGCGCCGGCGTCTCCAAGGAGACCTTCGCCGCCAACTACGGCAGCGGCATCGAGAACGACTACCAGCTGTTCAACTTCTCCTCGCGCGGCCCGCGTGAGGACGGCGGCTTCACCCCGACCGTCGTCGCCCCCGGCTCCGCGGTCAGCACGATCCCGGCCTGGATGCCCGGCGCACCCATCGCCGAGGCGGGCTGGAAGCTGCCGGCCGGCTACGCCATGTACAACGGCACGTCGATGGCGTCCCCGCAGGCGGCGGGCGCGAGCGCGCTGCTGCTGAGCGCCGCGAAGCAGAAGGGCATCAAGCTGACGCCCGAGAAGCTGCGCACCGCCCTGACCTCGACCGCCCAGCACATCGAGGGACTCCAGGCGTACGAGGAGGGTGCCGGCCTCATCGACGTCGTCGACGCCTGGAAGGCGGTCAAGGCGGGCGCCACCGCCCACGACTACGCCGTCAAGGCCCCGGTCGACACCGCGCTCGACCAGGCGCTGAAGACGCCGGGCTTCGGCACGGGCGTCTACGACCGAGAGGGCGGCCTGAAGGCCGGCCAGAAGAAGACGTACGACGTCACCATCACCCGTACGTCCGGCCCCGCCGGCTCGCTCCCGCACACCCTGCGCCTGGCGAACAACAAGGCCCGCACCTTCTCGATCGTCGGCCCGAAGGTGGTCGACCTGCCGCTGAACAAGGCGGTGACCGTCAAGGTCCAGGCCGCGCCGAAGCGCGCGGGCATCAAGAGCGTGATCCTTGAGGCCGACGATCCGAGGACGGTGGGCGTCGACAAGCAGATCCTCAACACCGTCGTGGTCTCCACGCCGGTGAAGCACACCTTCACCGCCTCGGGTTCGGTGCAGCGCAACAACTTCAAGTCGTACTTCGTGACCGTCCCTGAGGGCACGAAGTCGCTGCAGGTCACGCTCGGCGGTCTGAAGGAGGGCAGCCTGGCGCGGTTCGCCGCCATCAGCCCGTACGGCACCCAGATCGCCGACGACGACACGAACACGACGGACATCGCCCGGTACGAGGACCCGCTGCCCGGCGTCTGGGAGATCGAGGTCGAAGGGCGCCGTACGTCGGCGCTGCTGGACAACCCGTACAAGCTGGACGCCACCGTGTACGGCGCGTCCTTCGACCCGCAGTCCGTGACCGTGCCGGAGGCCAAGGTCGGTTCGCCGGTCGCCGCCTCCTGGACGGTGACGAACAAGATGGAGGCCGTGGAGGGCAACCTCAAGGGTGGCGCGCTCGGCTCGTCGAAGACCGCGCGGCCGACCATCGCGGGCGGCGCGACGCAGACCAGCACCGTCGAGGTGCCCGAGGGCACCACGTCGCTGGACGTCGCCATCGGCAAGGTCTCCGACCTGGGCTCCGACCTCGACCTGAACGTGTACGACGCCGAGGGCAAGCTCGTCGGCCAGTCCGCGGACGGCGACTCCGAGGAGGCCGTCTCCATCGCCAACCCGGCCGCCGGCAAGTACACCGTCGAGGTCGTCGGCTTCGAGGTGCCGTCCGGCTCCACCGCGTACGACTACCGGGACGCGTTCTTCTCCTCCGCGCTCGGCTCGGTCAAGGTCGACGAGTCGGCGCCGGTGAAGCTCGGCACGGGCGACTCGGCGAAGGTGGCGGCGGAGGTCACGGCCGCGCGGGCGGTGCCCGAGGGCCGGCAGCTCTTCGGTGAGGTACGGCTGGTGAACACGCGCGGGACGACCGCGGGTGTCGGCGGGGTGACGATCGAGAAGGTCACGCCGTAG
- a CDS encoding MBL fold metallo-hydrolase → MVAHRTTSEQTPVRVFGGPTALIEYGGLRLLTDPTFDAPGDYPLGGGRALTKTAAASASPADLGRIDVVLLSHDEHPDNLDVSGRALLSEVPLTLTTPSGAGRLGGTARGLGDWESVTVDRPGGGAVTVTGVPALHGPGEREELEAVVGQVVGFVLTGDGLPTVYVSGDNAQLGPVKEIAERFGPVDTAVLFAGAARTAVLDRQLLTLDSVRAVEAARILGARRIVPVHFDSWAHFTEGGDELAAAFTEAGLIDRVQLG, encoded by the coding sequence ATGGTCGCCCACCGCACCACCAGCGAGCAGACCCCTGTCCGCGTCTTCGGCGGTCCGACCGCTCTCATCGAGTACGGCGGTCTGCGCCTGCTCACCGACCCCACCTTCGACGCCCCCGGCGACTACCCGCTGGGTGGCGGCCGTGCCCTGACCAAGACCGCCGCCGCCTCCGCCTCGCCGGCCGACCTCGGGCGCATCGACGTGGTGCTGCTCTCGCACGACGAACACCCCGACAACCTCGACGTATCCGGCCGTGCGCTGCTCTCCGAGGTGCCGTTGACCCTGACCACGCCGAGTGGCGCGGGACGGCTGGGCGGTACCGCTCGGGGGCTCGGGGACTGGGAGTCCGTGACGGTGGACCGGCCCGGCGGGGGCGCGGTCACCGTGACCGGGGTGCCCGCGCTGCACGGCCCGGGAGAGCGTGAGGAACTCGAAGCGGTCGTCGGTCAGGTCGTCGGCTTCGTGCTGACCGGGGACGGCCTGCCCACGGTGTACGTCAGCGGCGACAACGCCCAGCTCGGGCCGGTCAAGGAGATCGCCGAGCGGTTCGGGCCGGTGGACACTGCCGTCCTCTTCGCCGGCGCCGCCCGCACGGCCGTTCTCGACCGCCAGTTGCTCACCCTCGACAGCGTCCGGGCCGTGGAGGCCGCCCGGATACTCGGGGCGCGCCGGATCGTCCCCGTCCACTTCGACAGTTGGGCCCACTTCACCGAGGGGGGCGACGAGTTGGCGGCCGCGTTCACCGAGGCGGGGCTGATCGACCGGGTGCAGTTGGGCTGA
- a CDS encoding oxygenase MpaB family protein: protein MAKAKSKAKSKSKSKWSEVEPHEDYGFFGPGSVVWKVWGYPTAPTVGFQRAVVVEELDPPLVAAVHATQGIYRRSRTRYDRTLRYFAMVAFAGSREVCKAADVLVKVHSKAIGRLPYGGGTYDANDPASQLWIQLTGWHSILYAYEKYGPGKLTAQEEKEYWEACAVAAELQTCSPDDIPRSRDGVRAYFERMRPQLSASPIARQAMNHLLRSELVLPPTPRWAKPASLAVAKAQRIATIATLPRWMREMAGIRQSRLLDLLIVPVMKAAFALAHLSPKAELRLIARLSPSTAPVIAPMKLGIPPRTEEVLTPAEARARHGYAKPAEAHLEFRARQAARVFDDGEAPSDQGLIESQEILGPLS, encoded by the coding sequence ATGGCGAAGGCGAAGTCCAAGGCGAAGTCCAAGTCCAAGTCGAAGTGGAGTGAGGTCGAACCGCACGAGGACTACGGCTTCTTCGGGCCGGGTTCGGTGGTGTGGAAGGTCTGGGGCTATCCGACCGCCCCGACGGTGGGTTTCCAGCGGGCCGTGGTGGTGGAGGAACTCGACCCGCCGCTGGTGGCCGCCGTCCACGCAACCCAGGGCATCTACCGGCGCTCCCGCACTCGTTACGACCGGACCCTGCGGTACTTCGCGATGGTGGCCTTCGCCGGTTCGCGGGAGGTGTGCAAGGCCGCGGACGTCCTGGTCAAGGTCCATTCCAAGGCGATCGGCCGACTGCCCTACGGCGGCGGGACCTACGACGCCAACGACCCCGCCTCGCAACTGTGGATCCAGCTCACCGGCTGGCACTCGATCCTCTACGCGTACGAGAAGTACGGGCCCGGGAAGCTCACCGCGCAGGAGGAGAAGGAGTACTGGGAGGCATGCGCGGTCGCCGCGGAACTGCAGACATGCTCCCCCGACGACATCCCCCGCAGCCGTGACGGCGTCCGGGCGTACTTCGAGCGGATGCGTCCGCAGCTGTCCGCCAGCCCGATCGCCCGGCAGGCCATGAACCACCTGCTCAGGAGTGAGCTCGTACTGCCGCCGACGCCGCGCTGGGCGAAGCCGGCGAGTCTGGCGGTCGCGAAGGCGCAGCGGATCGCCACGATCGCCACCCTGCCGCGCTGGATGCGCGAGATGGCCGGGATCCGGCAGTCCCGTCTCCTCGACCTGCTCATCGTGCCCGTCATGAAAGCGGCCTTCGCGCTCGCCCACCTCAGCCCCAAGGCCGAACTGCGCCTGATAGCGCGGCTCTCGCCCTCCACGGCCCCGGTGATCGCGCCGATGAAGCTCGGCATCCCTCCCCGCACGGAGGAGGTGCTGACGCCCGCGGAAGCCCGCGCCCGCCACGGCTACGCCAAGCCCGCCGAAGCCCACCTCGAATTCCGGGCCCGGCAGGCCGCCCGCGTCTTCGACGACGGCGAGGCACCCAGCGACCAGGGGCTCATCGAGTCCCAGGAGATCCTGGGGCCGCTCTCGTAA
- a CDS encoding TetR/AcrR family transcriptional regulator — translation MSASASSEDRPRKRRPYAPRVPIAERREQLLDAALAVIVSDGYERVSIDAIAKKAEVARSVVYGAFENLDALLTALLDRQQARAFGRLLETIPSAQDLREPAAFASEAVRRMSAMLREDPDTWRLILLTPGNMPTVVRDRIEADRERFRRRVEEWLSLVLTDRSGPALDPQVLAHALVACAEHFGRIALTDPGRFDPPHLIGQVQVILGAIWPPTR, via the coding sequence GTGTCAGCCTCCGCCTCTTCAGAAGACAGGCCCCGCAAGCGGCGCCCCTACGCCCCGCGCGTCCCGATCGCGGAACGCCGCGAGCAGTTGCTCGACGCGGCCCTCGCGGTGATCGTGAGCGACGGCTACGAACGGGTCTCCATCGACGCCATCGCGAAGAAGGCCGAGGTCGCCCGGTCGGTGGTCTACGGCGCCTTCGAGAACCTCGACGCCCTGCTGACCGCGCTGCTCGACCGGCAGCAGGCACGCGCCTTCGGACGACTGCTTGAGACGATCCCCAGCGCGCAGGACCTGCGCGAGCCCGCCGCGTTCGCCTCCGAGGCGGTACGCCGGATGTCCGCGATGCTCCGCGAGGACCCCGACACCTGGCGGCTGATCCTGCTGACTCCGGGCAACATGCCCACGGTCGTCCGCGACCGCATCGAGGCGGACCGTGAACGGTTTCGGCGCCGGGTCGAGGAATGGCTCTCCCTCGTCCTGACCGACCGGAGTGGCCCGGCCCTCGACCCGCAGGTCCTCGCCCACGCCCTCGTCGCCTGCGCGGAACACTTCGGCCGCATCGCGCTCACCGATCCCGGCAGATTCGACCCGCCCCACCTCATCGGCCAGGTGCAGGTGATCCTCGGCGCCATCTGGCCGCCGACGCGTTGA
- a CDS encoding amino acid permease: MTDDARASGLSDEERLAQLGYTQVLARRMSAFSNYAVSFTIISVLSGCLTLYLFGMNTGGPAVITWGWVAVGLMTLFVGLSMAEICSAYPTSAGLYFWAHRLAPPRTAAVWAWFTGWFNVLGQVAVTAGIDFGAASFLGAYLNLQFGFEVTPGRTILLFAAILLLHGLLNTFGVRIVALLNGISVWWHVLGVAVIVGALALVPDEHRSASFVFGEFVNNTGWGSGVYVVLLGLLMAQYTFTGYDASAHMTEETYDAATAGPKGIVRSIWTSWIAGFVLLLGFTFAIQSYEGVRTSPTGAPPAQILLDALGATAGKLLLLVVIGAQLFCGMASVTANSRMIYAFSRDGALPFSHIWHTVSPRTRTPVAAVWLAAGGALVLGLPYLINVTAYAAVTSIAVIGLYIAYVIPTLLRLRKGEAFERGPWHLGRWSGVVGVVAVAWVGVITVLFMLPQVSPVTWETFNYAPIAVLVVLGFAATWWLASARHWFLNPDHERTIAREAARAGAPEAVDP; encoded by the coding sequence ATGACAGATGACGCCAGAGCGAGTGGGCTGTCTGACGAAGAGCGGCTGGCCCAGCTCGGCTACACGCAGGTTCTCGCCCGCCGCATGTCGGCGTTCTCCAACTACGCGGTCTCCTTCACGATCATCTCGGTCCTGTCGGGCTGCCTGACCCTCTATCTGTTCGGCATGAACACGGGCGGTCCGGCGGTGATCACCTGGGGCTGGGTGGCCGTGGGCCTGATGACCCTCTTCGTCGGCCTGTCCATGGCGGAGATCTGCTCGGCGTATCCGACGTCGGCGGGCCTGTACTTCTGGGCGCACCGGCTCGCGCCGCCGCGTACGGCCGCCGTCTGGGCATGGTTCACGGGCTGGTTCAACGTGCTGGGCCAGGTGGCGGTGACCGCGGGCATCGACTTCGGGGCCGCGTCCTTCCTGGGCGCGTATCTGAACCTGCAGTTCGGCTTCGAGGTGACGCCGGGCCGGACGATCCTGCTCTTCGCCGCGATCCTGCTGCTGCACGGCCTGCTGAACACCTTCGGCGTGCGCATCGTCGCGCTGCTCAACGGCATCAGCGTGTGGTGGCACGTGCTGGGTGTCGCGGTGATCGTCGGCGCGCTGGCCCTTGTACCGGACGAGCACCGGTCCGCGTCCTTCGTGTTCGGCGAGTTCGTGAACAACACGGGTTGGGGAAGCGGGGTGTACGTGGTGCTGCTGGGTCTGCTGATGGCCCAGTACACCTTCACCGGGTACGACGCCTCGGCCCATATGACGGAGGAGACGTACGACGCCGCGACGGCCGGCCCGAAGGGGATCGTGCGGTCGATCTGGACGTCGTGGATCGCGGGCTTCGTGTTGCTGCTGGGCTTCACCTTCGCCATCCAGTCGTACGAGGGTGTCCGCACGTCCCCGACCGGCGCGCCGCCCGCGCAGATCCTCCTCGACGCGCTGGGGGCGACGGCCGGCAAGCTGCTCCTGCTGGTGGTCATCGGGGCGCAGCTGTTCTGCGGGATGGCGTCGGTGACGGCCAACAGCCGCATGATCTACGCCTTTTCGAGGGACGGGGCGCTGCCCTTCTCCCACATCTGGCACACGGTCAGCCCGCGCACACGTACGCCGGTCGCGGCGGTGTGGCTGGCGGCGGGCGGGGCGCTGGTCCTCGGGCTGCCGTATCTGATCAATGTGACGGCCTACGCGGCGGTGACCTCGATCGCGGTGATCGGCCTGTACATCGCCTACGTCATCCCGACGTTGCTGCGGCTGCGCAAGGGGGAGGCCTTCGAGCGGGGGCCGTGGCATCTGGGCCGCTGGTCGGGGGTCGTGGGGGTGGTGGCGGTGGCGTGGGTCGGCGTGATCACGGTGCTGTTCATGCTGCCGCAGGTGTCGCCGGTGACCTGGGAGACCTTCAACTACGCCCCGATCGCCGTCCTGGTCGTCCTCGGCTTCGCCGCGACCTGGTGGCTGGCCTCGGCCCGGCACTGGTTCCTCAACCCCGACCACGAGCGGACGATCGCCCGGGAGGCGGCGCGGGCGGGGGCGCCCGAAGCGGTGGATCCGTAG
- a CDS encoding DEAD/DEAH box helicase produces MSISSTDHVVVPEDAENAPVEDAPEATFADLGLPEGVVRKLAQNGVTTPFPIQAATIPDALAGKDILGRGRTGSGKTLSFGLPTMTRLAGGRTEKHKPRAVILTPTRELAMQVADALQPYGDVLGLKMKVVCGGTSMSNQIYALERGVDILVATPGRLRDIINRGACSLANVEVAVLDEADQMSDLGFLPEVTELLDQIPGGGQRMLFSATMENEISTLVKRYLTNPVTHEVDSAQGNVTTMSHHILIVKPKDKAPVTAAIASRKGRTIIFVRTQLGADRIAEQLCDSGVKADALHGGMTQGARTRVLEDFKKGYVNALVATDVAARGIHVDGIDLVLNVDPAGDHKDYLHRAGRTARAGRTGTVVSLSLPHQRRQIFRLMEDAGVDASRHIIQGGAAFDPEVAEITGARSMTEVQAESAGNAAQQAEREVAQLTKELERAQRRAAELREEADRLVARVARERGEDPEAAVAEAQAVAVEAAAEVAVPEQPVAQDVDKTEAPAYERRERRDNDRGGFRRDDRRDDRRDDRGGRSFERRDNNDRGGFNRDRGDRGFERRDNDRGGFRRDDRRDDRRDDRGGRSFERRDNNDRGGFNRDRGDRGFERRDNDRGGFRRDDRRDDRGGRSFERRDDRGGRTFERRDDRGGFRRDDRPAGRPFERRDERGGHRGSDRPFNRDRRDDRPGFRSGGHDRPYGRRDDHRGGTSGTSGTSGTSGSFGRRDDKPRWKRNG; encoded by the coding sequence ATGTCCATTTCCAGTACTGATCACGTCGTTGTGCCCGAGGACGCGGAGAACGCGCCCGTCGAGGACGCTCCCGAGGCGACGTTCGCGGACCTCGGTCTCCCCGAGGGCGTCGTCCGCAAGCTCGCCCAGAACGGCGTGACCACCCCCTTCCCGATCCAGGCCGCGACCATCCCGGACGCCCTGGCCGGCAAGGACATCCTCGGCCGTGGCCGCACCGGCTCCGGCAAGACCCTCTCCTTCGGTCTGCCGACCATGACGCGCCTCGCCGGTGGTCGCACCGAGAAGCACAAGCCGCGCGCCGTCATCCTCACCCCGACCCGTGAGCTCGCGATGCAGGTCGCGGACGCCCTCCAGCCCTACGGCGACGTCCTCGGCCTCAAGATGAAGGTCGTCTGCGGCGGTACGTCGATGAGCAACCAGATCTACGCCCTCGAGCGCGGCGTCGACATCCTCGTCGCCACCCCGGGCCGACTGCGCGACATCATCAACCGCGGCGCCTGCTCCCTGGCGAACGTCGAGGTCGCCGTCCTCGACGAGGCCGACCAGATGTCCGACCTGGGCTTCCTGCCCGAGGTCACCGAGCTGCTCGACCAGATCCCGGGCGGCGGCCAGCGGATGCTGTTCTCGGCCACGATGGAGAACGAGATCTCCACCCTGGTCAAGCGCTACCTGACCAACCCGGTCACGCACGAGGTCGACAGCGCCCAGGGCAACGTCACGACCATGTCGCACCACATCCTGATCGTGAAGCCCAAGGACAAGGCGCCGGTCACCGCCGCGATCGCCTCCCGCAAGGGCCGCACCATCATCTTCGTCCGCACCCAGCTGGGCGCCGACCGCATCGCCGAGCAGCTGTGCGACTCCGGTGTGAAGGCCGACGCGTTGCACGGCGGTATGACGCAGGGCGCGCGCACCCGGGTGCTGGAGGACTTCAAGAAGGGCTACGTCAACGCCCTCGTCGCGACCGACGTCGCCGCTCGCGGTATCCACGTCGACGGCATCGACCTCGTGCTGAACGTCGACCCGGCCGGCGACCACAAGGACTACCTGCACCGTGCGGGCCGTACCGCTCGCGCGGGCCGCACCGGCACGGTCGTCTCCCTCTCCCTGCCGCACCAGCGCCGCCAGATCTTCCGGCTGATGGAGGACGCGGGCGTCGACGCCTCGCGCCACATCATCCAGGGCGGTGCCGCCTTCGACCCGGAGGTCGCCGAGATCACCGGCGCCCGTTCGATGACCGAGGTGCAGGCCGAGTCCGCGGGCAACGCCGCGCAGCAGGCCGAGCGTGAGGTGGCTCAGCTCACCAAGGAGCTGGAGCGGGCGCAGCGGCGTGCCGCGGAGCTGCGTGAGGAGGCCGACCGGCTCGTCGCCCGGGTCGCGCGCGAGCGGGGCGAGGACCCCGAGGCCGCGGTCGCCGAGGCGCAGGCCGTGGCGGTCGAGGCTGCCGCCGAGGTGGCCGTGCCCGAGCAGCCGGTGGCGCAGGACGTCGACAAGACGGAGGCTCCGGCGTACGAGCGTCGTGAGCGTCGTGACAACGACCGTGGCGGCTTCCGCCGTGACGACCGTCGCGATGACCGTCGGGACGACCGGGGTGGGCGTTCCTTCGAGCGTCGGGACAACAACGACCGCGGTGGGTTCAACCGTGACCGTGGCGACCGTGGGTTCGAGCGTCGTGACAACGACCGTGGCGGCTTCCGCCGTGACGACCGCCGTGATGACCGTCGGGACGACCGGGGTGGGCGTTCCTTCGAGCGTCGGGACAACAACGACCGCGGTGGGTTCAACCGTGACCGTGGCGACCGTGGGTTCGAGCGTCGTGACAACGACCGTGGCGGCTTCCGCCGTGACGACCGCCGCGACGACCGCGGTGGCCGCTCGTTCGAGCGTCGTGACGACCGTGGTGGCCGCACCTTCGAGCGCCGCGACGACCGGGGTGGGTTCCGCCGGGACGACCGTCCGGCCGGGCGCCCCTTCGAGCGCCGGGACGAGCGCGGCGGTCACCGTGGCAGCGACCGCCCCTTCAACCGCGACCGTCGCGACGACCGCCCGGGCTTCCGCTCCGGCGGCCATGACCGCCCGTACGGCCGTCGTGACGACCACCGTGGCGGCACCTCCGGCACCTCCGGCACCTCCGGCACCTCCGGCTCCTTCGGGCGCCGCGACGACAAGCCGCGCTGGAAGCGCAACGGCTGA
- a CDS encoding metallopeptidase family protein — protein MLEMTREEFEELVAEALDRIPPELTRLMDNVAVFVEDEPPKDDPELLGLYEGTPLTERGEWYAGVLPDRITIYRGPTLRMCTSREEVVEETEVTVVHEIAHHFGIDDARLHALGYG, from the coding sequence GTGCTGGAGATGACGCGCGAGGAGTTCGAGGAACTGGTCGCCGAGGCGCTGGACCGGATTCCGCCGGAGTTGACGCGGCTGATGGACAACGTCGCGGTGTTCGTCGAGGACGAACCGCCCAAGGACGATCCCGAGCTGCTCGGGTTGTACGAAGGGACTCCGCTGACCGAGCGCGGGGAGTGGTACGCCGGGGTGCTGCCGGACCGGATCACGATCTATCGGGGGCCGACGCTGCGGATGTGTACGTCGCGGGAGGAGGTCGTCGAGGAGACCGAGGTGACGGTGGTGCACGAGATCGCGCATCACTTCGGGATCGACGACGCGCGGTTGCACGCGCTCGGGTACGGGTGA